A window from Pseudomonas sp. Tri1 encodes these proteins:
- the tssK gene encoding type VI secretion system baseplate subunit TssK, which yields MSLLPDAVCWHEGMQLLPQHFQLQGLRAEALAAHFAGACNPWFWGVSQLEVDPSALSAGQVRLLQLQGTLPDGLPVNLQAGVGPTLELDISEAVNQTDDATVTVYLAVSPLWRAGQLLPLKGRLQSVVGEALPDLTSGEFPESITVWRPNPRLCTQLSKADSICLPLLRIRKEGGGFLRVPYTPPTSVLLPESVLGRRVAGLCARAREKCLFLAGRLRQAQAAGNQDDAMEIRRQLTALWARLPEIEGALNTRVATPQALYGLLLGLAGAWSALDPLAGVPAFAPLDFLELQRGYEPLLDWLEDTLELVRAGYRSLAFERNDQVFSIQLPDDQPSQRLVIGLRMPNGASEQAAAEWLRGAIIASAPHVALLSRQRMSGLPHQAMSRNEQVAYSVGDDTRLFVVAASGQWFDGQLPLHIVAPASAQASTPWQVVLFVAQAGESA from the coding sequence ATGAGTCTGTTACCTGACGCGGTGTGCTGGCATGAGGGCATGCAGTTGTTGCCCCAGCATTTTCAATTGCAAGGGCTGCGGGCCGAGGCTCTGGCTGCGCATTTTGCCGGGGCCTGCAATCCCTGGTTCTGGGGCGTCAGCCAGTTGGAAGTCGACCCTTCGGCCCTCAGCGCCGGCCAGGTGCGGCTGTTGCAACTGCAAGGTACCTTGCCGGATGGTTTGCCGGTCAACCTGCAGGCTGGCGTCGGGCCGACCCTGGAGCTGGACATCAGCGAGGCGGTCAACCAGACCGACGATGCCACCGTGACCGTGTACCTGGCCGTCAGCCCGCTCTGGCGCGCCGGGCAATTGCTGCCGCTCAAGGGCCGCTTGCAATCGGTGGTCGGCGAGGCGTTGCCGGATCTCACCAGTGGCGAGTTTCCCGAGTCGATCACCGTCTGGCGTCCGAACCCGCGGCTGTGCACCCAGCTGAGCAAGGCCGATTCGATCTGCTTGCCGCTGTTGCGCATTCGCAAGGAGGGCGGTGGCTTTCTGCGGGTGCCCTACACGCCGCCTACCTCCGTGCTGCTGCCGGAGTCGGTGCTCGGTCGGCGCGTCGCCGGGCTGTGTGCCCGGGCCCGGGAAAAGTGCCTGTTTCTCGCCGGTCGGCTGCGTCAGGCCCAGGCCGCCGGGAATCAGGACGATGCCATGGAAATCCGCCGGCAATTGACCGCGTTGTGGGCACGGTTGCCGGAAATCGAAGGTGCGTTGAACACCCGGGTGGCGACCCCGCAAGCGCTTTACGGTTTGCTGCTGGGGTTGGCCGGTGCTTGGTCGGCCCTCGATCCACTGGCGGGCGTGCCGGCCTTCGCCCCCCTGGATTTTTTGGAGTTGCAGCGCGGCTACGAGCCGCTGCTCGACTGGTTGGAAGACACCCTGGAGCTGGTTCGCGCCGGCTATCGCAGCCTGGCCTTCGAGCGCAATGACCAGGTGTTCTCGATCCAGTTGCCCGACGATCAGCCCAGCCAACGCCTGGTGATCGGCCTGCGCATGCCCAATGGTGCCAGTGAGCAGGCGGCGGCCGAGTGGCTGCGCGGGGCGATCATCGCGTCTGCGCCGCACGTGGCGCTGTTGAGCCGCCAGCGCATGAGTGGCTTGCCCCATCAGGCCATGAGTCGCAACGAGCAGGTGGCCTACAGCGTCGGCGACGACACCCGGTTATTTGTGGTGGCCGCCAGCGGGCAATGGTTTGACGGGCAGTTGCCATTGCACATTGTGGCGCCGGCGTCGGCCCAGGCCAGCACTCCGTGGCAAGTGGTGTTGTTTGTGGCGCAAGCCGGTGAAAGTGCCTGA
- a CDS encoding type VI secretion protein, with protein MRVFFSGFFLSLALTGCSLFAPSVDLDSLTLDVAPRANDDTPIAVDFIAVNDPDLLKQLSGITASQWFAEREQFQRDYRQLMSVWGLELVPGQFIDRQPFPLEGRRAAGLLVFASYNTPGAHRLRLDDQREAWLKFDSREMTLVNDNQP; from the coding sequence TTGCGTGTCTTTTTTTCCGGATTTTTTTTGAGCCTGGCGCTCACCGGTTGCTCGCTTTTTGCGCCCAGTGTCGACCTGGACAGCTTGACCCTGGACGTCGCGCCGCGGGCCAATGACGACACGCCGATCGCAGTGGACTTCATCGCCGTGAACGACCCGGACCTGCTCAAGCAGCTGTCGGGTATCACTGCCAGCCAGTGGTTCGCCGAGCGCGAACAGTTCCAGCGCGACTATCGTCAACTCATGTCGGTGTGGGGGCTGGAGCTGGTTCCGGGGCAATTCATCGACCGCCAACCCTTCCCGCTGGAGGGCCGGCGCGCCGCTGGACTTTTGGTCTTCGCCAGCTATAACACTCCCGGAGCCCACCGGCTTCGGCTGGACGATCAGCGCGAGGCCTGGCTGAAGTTCGACAGTCGCGAGATGACCCTCGTGAATGACAACCAGCCTTGA
- the tssB gene encoding type VI secretion system contractile sheath small subunit, translated as MAESTQHKLDRVRPPRVQITYDVEIGNAIEKKELPLVVGILADLSGKPLDPLPKLNERRFTEIDRDNFNEVLASISPRATLQVNNTLSGDDSKLNIELNFRHIDDFDPVKVVEQVTPLRRLFEARQRLRDLLTKLDGNDDLDKLLRDVIANTEGLQEIKSARPQDAPQELPTVAANDDPAPTEPQA; from the coding sequence ATGGCAGAAAGTACCCAGCACAAGCTCGACAGAGTCCGTCCTCCCCGCGTCCAGATCACCTATGACGTGGAAATCGGCAACGCCATCGAGAAAAAAGAATTGCCACTGGTGGTCGGCATTCTGGCCGACCTCTCGGGCAAGCCACTGGACCCGCTGCCCAAGCTCAACGAGCGGCGCTTCACGGAAATCGATCGGGATAATTTCAACGAGGTACTCGCTTCCATCTCCCCCCGCGCCACGCTGCAGGTGAACAACACCCTCAGCGGCGACGACAGCAAGCTCAACATCGAACTCAACTTCCGTCACATCGATGACTTCGACCCGGTCAAGGTCGTGGAGCAGGTCACGCCGCTGCGCCGGCTGTTCGAAGCCCGTCAACGCCTGCGGGACCTGCTGACCAAGCTCGATGGCAACGACGACCTGGACAAGCTGCTGCGGGACGTGATCGCCAATACCGAAGGCCTGCAAGAGATCAAGTCGGCCCGGCCCCAGGATGCACCGCAAGAGCTACCGACGGTGGCCGCCAACGATGACCCGGCCCCGACCGAACCTCAGGCCTGA
- the tssC gene encoding type VI secretion system contractile sheath large subunit, which yields MPASSSAQTSESTTQTLSLLDKIIAEGRMAHDDSQQDYARDMLAEFATQVLDEGMAIDKDTVAMINDRISQIDQLISAQLNEVLHHPDLQKLEASWRGLHLLVQNTETSTRLKLRLLNVTQKELQNDLEKAVEFDQSALFKKIYEEEYGTFGGHPFSLLVGDYTFGRHPQDIGLLEKLSNVAAAAHAPFIAAASPRLFDMTSFTELAIPRDLSKIFESQELIKWRSFRESEDSRYVSLVLPHFLLRLPYGPDTLPVEGINYVEDVNGTDHSKYLWGNAAWALSQRITEAFAKYGWCAAIRGAEGGGAVEGLPAHTFRTSSGDLSLKCPTEVAITDRREKELNDLGFIALCHKKNSDVAVFFGGQTTNKAKLYNTNEANANARISAMLPYVLAASRFAHYLKVIMRDKVGSFMTRDNVQTYLNNWIADYVLINDNAPQEIKAQYPLREARVDVTEVAGKPGAYKATVFLRPHFQLEELTASIRLVATLPPPVAA from the coding sequence ATGCCTGCTTCATCCAGCGCTCAAACCAGCGAGAGCACGACCCAGACCCTGTCCCTGCTGGACAAGATCATCGCCGAAGGCCGCATGGCCCACGACGACAGCCAGCAGGACTATGCCCGTGACATGCTCGCCGAATTTGCCACCCAGGTCCTCGACGAAGGCATGGCCATCGACAAGGACACGGTGGCGATGATCAATGACCGCATCAGCCAGATCGATCAGTTGATCAGCGCCCAGCTCAACGAAGTGCTGCACCACCCCGACCTGCAGAAACTCGAGGCCTCCTGGCGCGGCCTGCACCTGCTGGTGCAGAACACCGAAACCAGCACGCGGCTCAAATTGCGCCTGCTCAACGTCACCCAGAAAGAACTGCAGAACGATCTGGAAAAAGCCGTCGAGTTCGACCAGAGCGCGCTGTTCAAGAAAATCTACGAGGAAGAATACGGCACCTTCGGCGGGCACCCGTTCAGCCTGCTGGTGGGCGACTACACCTTCGGCCGCCACCCGCAGGACATCGGCCTGCTGGAAAAACTCTCCAACGTCGCGGCGGCGGCGCACGCCCCGTTCATTGCCGCCGCCAGCCCGCGGTTGTTCGACATGACCAGTTTCACCGAACTGGCGATACCCAGGGATCTGTCGAAGATTTTCGAGAGCCAGGAACTGATCAAATGGCGCTCGTTCCGTGAAAGCGAAGACTCGCGCTACGTGTCACTGGTGCTGCCGCATTTCCTGCTGCGACTGCCCTACGGTCCGGACACCTTGCCGGTGGAGGGCATCAACTACGTCGAAGACGTCAACGGCACCGACCACAGCAAATACCTGTGGGGCAACGCCGCTTGGGCGCTGTCGCAACGCATCACCGAAGCCTTTGCCAAATATGGCTGGTGCGCCGCGATTCGCGGGGCCGAGGGCGGTGGTGCGGTCGAAGGCCTGCCCGCCCATACCTTCCGCACCAGCTCCGGGGACCTGTCGCTCAAATGCCCGACCGAAGTGGCGATCACCGACCGCCGCGAGAAAGAGCTCAATGACCTGGGCTTCATCGCCCTGTGCCACAAGAAAAACAGCGACGTGGCGGTGTTCTTCGGCGGCCAGACCACCAACAAGGCCAAGCTCTACAACACCAACGAGGCCAACGCCAACGCGCGGATCTCGGCGATGTTGCCGTATGTGCTCGCGGCTTCGCGTTTCGCCCATTACCTGAAGGTGATCATGCGCGACAAGGTCGGCAGCTTCATGACCCGCGACAACGTGCAGACCTACCTCAACAACTGGATCGCCGACTACGTGCTGATCAACGACAACGCGCCGCAAGAGATCAAGGCGCAATACCCGTTGCGCGAAGCGCGGGTGGACGTGACGGAGGTGGCAGGCAAGCCGGGAGCCTACAAGGCCACGGTATTCCTGCGGCCGCACTTCCAGCTCGAGGAGCTGACCGCCTCGATCCGCCTGGTGGCGACCCTGCCGCCACCGGTAGCCGCCTGA
- a CDS encoding Hcp family type VI secretion system effector — MDAIILDLGGDIKGDSLLEGFTDKIEVMSYSHNVSMQVTNDVSNSERTSGRPHIGEFTLTKFIDSSTPTLNEYCCAGKPIPQAVITIGRNAAEGSGKLMPFIIYTLTNVVLSNVSVSGGTGGKPVETLSLNFTKIKWELTAQKDDGTKEGTAGTTWDLAANKMTK, encoded by the coding sequence ATGGATGCAATAATTCTCGACCTCGGCGGCGACATCAAGGGCGACAGCCTGCTGGAGGGCTTCACGGACAAGATCGAGGTCATGTCCTATAGCCACAACGTGTCGATGCAAGTCACCAACGACGTGAGCAACTCGGAGCGCACCTCCGGCCGGCCCCACATCGGCGAGTTCACCCTGACCAAGTTCATCGACAGCTCCACCCCCACACTCAACGAATATTGCTGCGCCGGTAAACCGATCCCGCAAGCGGTCATCACCATTGGCCGCAACGCCGCCGAGGGCAGCGGCAAACTCATGCCGTTCATCATCTACACCCTGACCAACGTGGTGCTGTCTAACGTCAGCGTCAGTGGCGGTACAGGCGGCAAACCGGTGGAAACCCTGTCGCTGAACTTCACCAAAATCAAATGGGAGCTCACCGCCCAGAAAGACGACGGCACCAAGGAAGGCACCGCGGGCACGACCTGGGACCTGGCGGCCAACAAAATGACCAAGTGA
- the tssE gene encoding type VI secretion system baseplate subunit TssE, translating to MAGFGLRPPLFDRLASSADDAGRAFDRQALQDSVHAELQRLFNTRRGPRALTDPPSILDYGIADWTALQQQRSDDRRQLTREIRQAITHFEPRLHLGEVEVTPVPGHPQQLSIRLLGELRGDAHPWPVAFVIEHAGDGLEVRHERLD from the coding sequence ATGGCAGGCTTCGGGCTTCGCCCACCGCTGTTCGATCGCCTGGCCAGCTCGGCGGACGATGCTGGCCGGGCGTTCGATCGACAGGCGCTGCAGGACTCGGTCCACGCCGAACTGCAACGTCTGTTCAATACCCGGCGCGGCCCGCGGGCGCTGACCGATCCACCGAGCATCCTGGACTACGGCATCGCCGACTGGACCGCATTGCAACAGCAGCGCAGCGATGACCGCCGGCAACTGACCCGGGAGATTCGCCAAGCCATCACCCACTTCGAACCTCGCCTGCATCTTGGCGAGGTTGAGGTCACCCCGGTGCCGGGCCATCCACAGCAACTGAGCATACGGTTATTGGGCGAGCTGCGCGGCGACGCGCACCCATGGCCCGTGGCATTTGTCATCGAGCACGCCGGTGACGGCCTTGAGGTACGACATGAGCGACTCGATTGA